A region of the Gallaecimonas mangrovi genome:
ATGGTTGGCCAAAAATACGAAGCGGAAGGCATCGCCAAACACGGCGCCAAAATGGTGGCCGCAGTGAGCTGCGCCAGTGTACCGAAATTTACGTTAGTAATTGGTGGCTCCTATGGCGCCGGTAACTACGGTATGTGTGGCCGCGCCTACGACCCTACATTAATGTGGATGTGGCCAAACGCCCGCATTTCGGTGATGGGCGGTGAGCAGGCCGCTGGCGTATTGGCAACGGTTAGCCGTGAAAATTTGGCTAAACGCGGGCAAAGCTGGAGCGATGAAGAGGAAAAAGCCTTCAAGGCACCTATCATCGAGAAGTACGAGCAGCAGGGGCACCCTTATTATGCCTCCGCCAGGCTTTGGGATGACGGCGTAATTGACCCGGCCCAAAGTCGCGAGGTGCTGGCGCTAGCCCTGGCTGCTTCCCTCAACGCACAGATAAACGACACCCATTTTGGCGTGTTTCGAATGTAAAGGAGTAAACATGGATTGGTTAGTCACCGATATCGACGAACGCGGCGTTGCCACCCTTTGTCTTAATCGGCCGGAAAAACACAATGTTTTCGACGAAGTGTTGATCGCCGAATTAGTACAAGCGCTGTCGGAGCTGGCCGAAGATCCCAAGCTAAAGCTGCTGGTTTTAAAAGCAGAAGGTAAACACTTTTCTGCCGGTGCCGACCTCAATTGGATGCAGCGCCAGGTCACCCAAAGCTATGACCAAAACCTGGCCGAAGCCGAGTCACTGGCCGAGCTGATGATGAGCCTGGATAGCTTCCCCCACCCTACCCTTTGCCGGGTGCAAGGTAGCGCCTTTGGCGGCGCTTTGGGCCTTATTGCCTGTTGTGATATCGCCATCGCCAGTGACAACGCGCAGTTTTGCCTGTCAGAAGTCAAACTGGGCCTGGTACCAGCGGTGATTAGCCCTTATATGGTGCATACCATCGGCTATCGCCAAACGCGCCGTTATGCCCTAACTGCCGAACGTTTTGACGCTGCCAAAGCCGCTGAGTTGGGCCTTATACATGAAGCGGTGCCAAACGCCAGCCTGGATGACACCCTAGAACAGTTCATCAGCCAGCTATTAGCCAATGGCCCCGATGCCATGAGCGCCTGTAAGCAGCTGTTAGCCCATGTTGATGCCCATCCCCTAGATGACGAGCTGCGCCACTTTACCGCCAACGAAATCGCCCGCATCCGTATCAGCCCCGAAGGCCAGGAAGGGCTGAAAGCCTTCTTTGATAAGCGGCCTCCGGGCTGGCAGGGAAAACGTCGTGTTTAAACGCCTGTTAATTGCTAACCGTGGTGAAATTGCCTGCCGTGTTATGCGCACGGCCCAAGCCATGGGTATTTACTGCATCGCCGTCTATGCCGATGCCGATAAAGACGCTTTACATGTACAAATGGCTGACGAAGCCTGGCACCTTGGGCCAAGCCCGGCGGCCGAGTCCTACCTCAATAGCGACAAAATTTTAGCTGTCGCCAAAAAAAGCCACGCCGACGCCGTGCACCCCGGCTACGGTTTTTTATCTGAAAACAGCCGTTTTGCCGACGCTTGCGCCGAGGCAGGCATCACCTTTATTGGCCCGCCGGTCGCGGCCATCGATGCCATGGGCTCAAAGTCAGCCGCCAAAGCCATTATGGAAAAGGCCGGTGTGCCACTGGTGCCGGGCTACCACGGCCAGGACCAAAGCGATGCCACCTTAATTGCTGGTGCCCAAGACATCGGTTTTCCAGTGCTGATAAAGGCCGCGCTCGGTGGTGGCGGCAAAGGCATGCGAGTGGTAGAAGGCCCTGAAAAGCTAAAAGAAGCCATCGACAGTGCCCGCCGCGAAGCGCAAAGCGGCTTTGGCGACCAAACCTTGTTGCTGGAGCGCTACCTTAGCCAGCCGCGGCACGTGGAAGTACAAGTCTTCGCCGACACCCAGGGTAACTGTATTTATTTGGGCGACCGCGACTGCTCGGCCCAGCGCCGCCATCAAAAAGTGGTGGAAGAAGCGCCCGCGCCGGGCTTGTCAGACACACTGCGCCAAGCCATGGGTGAGGCCGCCGTGACGGCGGCAAAAGCCATCGGTTATGTTGGGGCTGGCACGGTGGAGTTTTTACTCGACGGCCAAGACTTTTTCTTTATGGAAATGAACACCCGGCTGCAAGTTGAGCACCCGGTAACTGAAGCCGTGACCGGCCAGGATTTAGTGGCCTGGCAATTAGCGGTTGCCGCTGGCAAGCCGTTAGCGCTGACACAAACGCAAGTGCCCAGCCAAGGCCACAGCCTTGAAGTGCGCATTTATGCCGAAGATCCCTACCACGGTTTTTTACCGCAATCAGGGCCCATTTTGTTATTAAGGGAACCGGCGGGCGTGCGGCTCGATACCGGCGTTCGCCAAGGCGATAACATCAGTTCTTACTACGATCCGATGATCGCCAAGCTGATTGTGCATGACAATGACCGCCCCGGCGCCATCAGCAAAATGGTCACGGCGCTAGACAACTACTGCCTGGCTGGCATTAAAACTAACGTCGGCTTTTTACGCCGTTTGGTCAGCCATCCGGACTTTATCGCCGGCAAGCTCAGTACCCATTTTATTGACCAGCATAGCGACAGCCTGCTGCAAGCCCCAACCTGGGACAACACCCATTTGGCGCTAGCTGCGCTGGCCGAGCTTTGTTTTCGCCAGCAAGACGTCGTATCACAGCGCGCCCAAAGTAACGAGCCAGGCTCACCCTGGCATGCTGGCGACGGTTGGCGGTTAAATGCTGCCGCCAGTGAGCGCCTTGTGCTCGACACCGGTGACGGCAAAGCTAAGGCCCTTGAAGTAAAGCCACAAGCAAACGGCTGGCAGCTCGTCATTGGTACACAAACCATCGAGGCGCAGGCCACACTCTTGGGCCAGCAGTTACAGGCCCGGCTCGACGGTAAAAAGTGGCAACTGCCGGTATGGCGCTCTGGACAAACAGTGGTGCTGTTTGACCAAGGCCAACCCTTTATCGCCAAGCCCTACCAAAGCCAAGCTACGGCTGAGACCGCCAACGAGGGCAACATGAGTGCCCCGATGAACGGCACCATTGTTGCCGTTGCCGCCAAGGTGGGTGACAAAGTGAAGGTGG
Encoded here:
- a CDS encoding enoyl-CoA hydratase-related protein — its product is MDWLVTDIDERGVATLCLNRPEKHNVFDEVLIAELVQALSELAEDPKLKLLVLKAEGKHFSAGADLNWMQRQVTQSYDQNLAEAESLAELMMSLDSFPHPTLCRVQGSAFGGALGLIACCDIAIASDNAQFCLSEVKLGLVPAVISPYMVHTIGYRQTRRYALTAERFDAAKAAELGLIHEAVPNASLDDTLEQFISQLLANGPDAMSACKQLLAHVDAHPLDDELRHFTANEIARIRISPEGQEGLKAFFDKRPPGWQGKRRV
- a CDS encoding acetyl/propionyl/methylcrotonyl-CoA carboxylase subunit alpha, which gives rise to MFKRLLIANRGEIACRVMRTAQAMGIYCIAVYADADKDALHVQMADEAWHLGPSPAAESYLNSDKILAVAKKSHADAVHPGYGFLSENSRFADACAEAGITFIGPPVAAIDAMGSKSAAKAIMEKAGVPLVPGYHGQDQSDATLIAGAQDIGFPVLIKAALGGGGKGMRVVEGPEKLKEAIDSARREAQSGFGDQTLLLERYLSQPRHVEVQVFADTQGNCIYLGDRDCSAQRRHQKVVEEAPAPGLSDTLRQAMGEAAVTAAKAIGYVGAGTVEFLLDGQDFFFMEMNTRLQVEHPVTEAVTGQDLVAWQLAVAAGKPLALTQTQVPSQGHSLEVRIYAEDPYHGFLPQSGPILLLREPAGVRLDTGVRQGDNISSYYDPMIAKLIVHDNDRPGAISKMVTALDNYCLAGIKTNVGFLRRLVSHPDFIAGKLSTHFIDQHSDSLLQAPTWDNTHLALAALAELCFRQQDVVSQRAQSNEPGSPWHAGDGWRLNAAASERLVLDTGDGKAKALEVKPQANGWQLVIGTQTIEAQATLLGQQLQARLDGKKWQLPVWRSGQTVVLFDQGQPFIAKPYQSQATAETANEGNMSAPMNGTIVAVAAKVGDKVKVGDILVVMEAMKMEYAITATKDAVVSDIFFQTGDRVTDGAELVRLEEA